A window of the Rhea pennata isolate bPtePen1 chromosome 19, bPtePen1.pri, whole genome shotgun sequence genome harbors these coding sequences:
- the RNF157 gene encoding E3 ubiquitin ligase RNF157 isoform X1: MGALTSRQNAGVEEVDIPANSVYRYPPKSGSYFANHFIMGGEKFDSTHPEGYLFGENSDLNFLGSRPVAFPYAAPPPQEPVKTLRSLINIRKDTLRLVKCSEEVKAPGEEVSKAKVHYNVEFTFDTDARVAITIYYQASEEFQNGVASYIPKDNSLQSETVHYKRGVCQQFCMPSHTVDPSEWAEEELGFDLDREVYPMVVHAVVDEEDEHVGHSHVLLATFEKHADGTFCVKPLKQKQVVDGVSYLLQEIYGIENKYNTQDSKVAEDEVSDNSAECVVCLSDVRDTLILPCRHLCLCNTCADTLRYQANNCPICRLPFRALLQIRAMRKKLGPLSPTSFNPIIASQTSDSEEHSSSENIPPGYEVVSLLEALNGPLTPSPAALPPRVLGDGHGAATLPSYGSESHPPPLRALSPLERLSDCGSQGLKLKKSLSKSISQTSSILPEEEDEKSCSESEIRIAPRKPSAQHEEECGVTPESENLTLSSSGAIDQSSCTGTPLSSTISSPEDPVSSSLAQSVMSMASSQSRHSQISTDTVSSMSGSYVAPGTEEEGDTLPSPAAASAMASEGESTPVESPDINFVSISAEERDSEGNDVLEDEDTSPVQEDGQRTGAFRGLRCDNNNDVAIARVKALDNKLCSEACLPGLEAADNNARLPWQSRRRCRSTSTIEADTAEAARRGKAACRRGSRTPAPQPKRPPCSPSSPGTEESWSPGAAGIATANPWP; encoded by the exons atGGGGGCGCTGACCAGCCGGCAAAACGCAGGCGTGGAGGAAGTGGATATCCCCGCTAATTCCGTCTACAGATACCCCCCGAAATCCG GGAGCTATTTTGCCAACCACTTCATCATGGGAGGCGAGAAGTTCGACTCGACGCACCCCGAGGGGTACCTCTTCGGCGAGAACAGCGACCTCAACTTCCTGGGCAGCCGCCCCGTGGCG TTCCCTTACGCTGCTCCACCACCTCAGGAACCCGTGAAGACCCTCAGGAGCTTAATCAACATCCGCAAAGACACCCTGCGCCTCGTGAA GTGCTCGGAGGAGGTGAAGGCCCCGGGGGAAGAGGTCAGCAAGGCGAAGGTGCACTACAACGTGGAGTTCACCTTCGACACGGACGCCCGCGTGGCCATAACCATCTACTACCAGGCGAGCGAGGAGTTCCAGAACGGGGTGGCGAG CTACATCCCCAAGGACAACAGCTTGCAGTCGGAGACGGTGCACTACAAGCGGGGGGTGTGCCAGCAGTTCTGCATGCCCTCGCACACCGTGGACCCCTCGGAGTGGGCGGAGGAGGAG CTGGGCTTCGACCTGGACCGGGAGGTGTACCCCATGGTGGTGCATGCCGTGGTGGATGAAGAGGATG AGCATGTTGGCCACTCGCACGTGCTGCTGGCGACCTTCGAGAAG caCGCCGACGGCACCTTCTGCGTGAAGCCCCTCAAGCAGAAACAAGTG GTGGACGGCGTGAGCTACCTCCTCCAGGAGATCTACGGCATAGAGAACAAGTACAACACGCAGGACTCCAAG GTCGCCGAGGACGAGGTGAGCGACAACAGCGCCGAGTGCGTCGTCTGCCTCTCGGACGTCCGCGACACCCTCATCCTGCCCTGCCGCCACCTCTGCCTGTGCAACACGTGCGCGGACACCCTGCGGTACCAGGCCAACAACTGCCCCATCTGCCGACTGC CTTTCCGAGCCTTGCTTCAAATCCGAGCCATGAGGAAAAAACTGGGGCCCCTGTCTCCCACCAGCTTCAACCCCATCATTGCCTCGCAGACCTCCGACTCGGAGGAGCACTCG TCCTCGGAGAACATCCCTCCAGGCTACGAGGTGGTGTCCCTGCTGGAGGCCCTCAACGGGCCACTGACGCCCTCTCCAGCTGCCCTGCCGCCCCGCGTCCTCGGGGACGGCCACGGCGCAGCGACACTGCCCTCCTACGGCAGCGAGAGCCACCCACCTCCCCTGCGGGCCCTCTCGCCCCTCGAGCGCCTCTCCGACTGCGGCAGCCAGGGGCTCAAGCTGAAGAAGAGCCTGTCCAA GTCCATCTCCCAGACCTCCTCCATCCTGCCTGAAGAGGAGGACGAGAAGTCCTGCAGCGAGTCGGAGATCAGAATTGCCCCGAGGAAACCTTCAGCTCAGCATGAGGAG GAATGTGGTGTGACTCCCGAGAGCGAAAACCTCACCCTGTCGTCATCGGGAGCCATCGACCAGTCCTCGTGCACTGGCACCCCACTCTCCTCCACCATCTCATCTCCGGAAG ACCCcgtcagcagcagcctggctcaGTCCGTCATGTCCATGGCCTCCTCCCAGAGCCGGCACTCGCAGATCAGCACCGACACCGTCTCCTCCATGTCCGGCTCCTACGTCGCTCCCGGCACGGAGGAGGAGGGCGACACGCTGCCGTCGCCGGCGGCCGCCAGCGCCATGGCCTCCGAAGGAGAG TCGACGCCTGTGGAGTCCCCGGATATAAACTTCGTCAGCATCTCGGCTGAGGAGCGCGATTCCGAG GGCAATGACGTGCTGGAGGATGAGGACACCTCTCCCGTGCAGGAAGACG GCCAGAGGACAGGCGCTTTCCGCGGTCTGAGGTGTGACAATAACAATGACGTGGCCATCGCACGCGTGAAAGCGCTGGACAATAAACTGTGCTCTGAGGCCTGCTTACCTG GCCTCGAGGCAGCCGACAACAACGCCCGGCTCCCATGGCAgagccgccggcgctgccgctcCACCAGCACCATCGAGGCAGACACCGCGGAGGCGGCACGGCGTGGGAAAGCTGCCTGCCGGAGGGGCTCGCGGACGCCAGCACCGCAGCCGAAACGCCCCCCCTGCTCCCCTTCTTCCCCTGGCACGGAGGAATCCTGGAGCCCGGGCGCCGCAGGCATTGCCACTGCCAACCCTTGGCCGTAG
- the RNF157 gene encoding E3 ubiquitin ligase RNF157 isoform X6: MGALTSRQNAGVEEVDIPANSVYRYPPKSGSYFANHFIMGGEKFDSTHPEGYLFGENSDLNFLGSRPVAFPYAAPPPQEPVKTLRSLINIRKDTLRLVKCSEEVKAPGEEVSKAKVHYNVEFTFDTDARVAITIYYQASEEFQNGVASYIPKDNSLQSETVHYKRGVCQQFCMPSHTVDPSEWAEEELGFDLDREVYPMVVHAVVDEEDEHVGHSHVLLATFEKHADGTFCVKPLKQKQVVDGVSYLLQEIYGIENKYNTQDSKVAEDEVSDNSAECVVCLSDVRDTLILPCRHLCLCNTCADTLRYQANNCPICRLPFRALLQIRAMRKKLGPLSPTSFNPIIASQTSDSEEHSSSENIPPGYEVVSLLEALNGPLTPSPAALPPRVLGDGHGAATLPSYGSESHPPPLRALSPLERLSDCGSQGLKLKKSLSKSISQTSSILPEEEDEKSCSESEIRIAPRKPSAQHEEECGVTPESENLTLSSSGAIDQSSCTGTPLSSTISSPEDPVSSSLAQSVMSMASSQSRHSQISTDTVSSMSGSYVAPGTEEEGDTLPSPAAASAMASEGESTPVESPDINFVSISAEERDSEGNDVLEDEDTSPVQEDGQRTGAFRGLRCDNNNDVAIARVKALDNKLCSEACLPAAVPDSCPINIDD, encoded by the exons atGGGGGCGCTGACCAGCCGGCAAAACGCAGGCGTGGAGGAAGTGGATATCCCCGCTAATTCCGTCTACAGATACCCCCCGAAATCCG GGAGCTATTTTGCCAACCACTTCATCATGGGAGGCGAGAAGTTCGACTCGACGCACCCCGAGGGGTACCTCTTCGGCGAGAACAGCGACCTCAACTTCCTGGGCAGCCGCCCCGTGGCG TTCCCTTACGCTGCTCCACCACCTCAGGAACCCGTGAAGACCCTCAGGAGCTTAATCAACATCCGCAAAGACACCCTGCGCCTCGTGAA GTGCTCGGAGGAGGTGAAGGCCCCGGGGGAAGAGGTCAGCAAGGCGAAGGTGCACTACAACGTGGAGTTCACCTTCGACACGGACGCCCGCGTGGCCATAACCATCTACTACCAGGCGAGCGAGGAGTTCCAGAACGGGGTGGCGAG CTACATCCCCAAGGACAACAGCTTGCAGTCGGAGACGGTGCACTACAAGCGGGGGGTGTGCCAGCAGTTCTGCATGCCCTCGCACACCGTGGACCCCTCGGAGTGGGCGGAGGAGGAG CTGGGCTTCGACCTGGACCGGGAGGTGTACCCCATGGTGGTGCATGCCGTGGTGGATGAAGAGGATG AGCATGTTGGCCACTCGCACGTGCTGCTGGCGACCTTCGAGAAG caCGCCGACGGCACCTTCTGCGTGAAGCCCCTCAAGCAGAAACAAGTG GTGGACGGCGTGAGCTACCTCCTCCAGGAGATCTACGGCATAGAGAACAAGTACAACACGCAGGACTCCAAG GTCGCCGAGGACGAGGTGAGCGACAACAGCGCCGAGTGCGTCGTCTGCCTCTCGGACGTCCGCGACACCCTCATCCTGCCCTGCCGCCACCTCTGCCTGTGCAACACGTGCGCGGACACCCTGCGGTACCAGGCCAACAACTGCCCCATCTGCCGACTGC CTTTCCGAGCCTTGCTTCAAATCCGAGCCATGAGGAAAAAACTGGGGCCCCTGTCTCCCACCAGCTTCAACCCCATCATTGCCTCGCAGACCTCCGACTCGGAGGAGCACTCG TCCTCGGAGAACATCCCTCCAGGCTACGAGGTGGTGTCCCTGCTGGAGGCCCTCAACGGGCCACTGACGCCCTCTCCAGCTGCCCTGCCGCCCCGCGTCCTCGGGGACGGCCACGGCGCAGCGACACTGCCCTCCTACGGCAGCGAGAGCCACCCACCTCCCCTGCGGGCCCTCTCGCCCCTCGAGCGCCTCTCCGACTGCGGCAGCCAGGGGCTCAAGCTGAAGAAGAGCCTGTCCAA GTCCATCTCCCAGACCTCCTCCATCCTGCCTGAAGAGGAGGACGAGAAGTCCTGCAGCGAGTCGGAGATCAGAATTGCCCCGAGGAAACCTTCAGCTCAGCATGAGGAG GAATGTGGTGTGACTCCCGAGAGCGAAAACCTCACCCTGTCGTCATCGGGAGCCATCGACCAGTCCTCGTGCACTGGCACCCCACTCTCCTCCACCATCTCATCTCCGGAAG ACCCcgtcagcagcagcctggctcaGTCCGTCATGTCCATGGCCTCCTCCCAGAGCCGGCACTCGCAGATCAGCACCGACACCGTCTCCTCCATGTCCGGCTCCTACGTCGCTCCCGGCACGGAGGAGGAGGGCGACACGCTGCCGTCGCCGGCGGCCGCCAGCGCCATGGCCTCCGAAGGAGAG TCGACGCCTGTGGAGTCCCCGGATATAAACTTCGTCAGCATCTCGGCTGAGGAGCGCGATTCCGAG GGCAATGACGTGCTGGAGGATGAGGACACCTCTCCCGTGCAGGAAGACG GCCAGAGGACAGGCGCTTTCCGCGGTCTGAGGTGTGACAATAACAATGACGTGGCCATCGCACGCGTGAAAGCGCTGGACAATAAACTGTGCTCTGAGGCCTGCTTACCTG CCGCGGTGCCGGACTCCTGCCCCATTAACATTGACGACTAG
- the RNF157 gene encoding E3 ubiquitin ligase RNF157 isoform X3 translates to MGALTSRQNAGVEEVDIPANSVYRYPPKSGSYFANHFIMGGEKFDSTHPEGYLFGENSDLNFLGSRPVAFPYAAPPPQEPVKTLRSLINIRKDTLRLVKCSEEVKAPGEEVSKAKVHYNVEFTFDTDARVAITIYYQASEEFQNGVASYIPKDNSLQSETVHYKRGVCQQFCMPSHTVDPSEWAEEELGFDLDREVYPMVVHAVVDEEDEHVGHSHVLLATFEKHADGTFCVKPLKQKQVVDGVSYLLQEIYGIENKYNTQDSKVAEDEVSDNSAECVVCLSDVRDTLILPCRHLCLCNTCADTLRYQANNCPICRLPFRALLQIRAMRKKLGPLSPTSFNPIIASQTSDSEEHSSSENIPPGYEVVSLLEALNGPLTPSPAALPPRVLGDGHGAATLPSYGSESHPPPLRALSPLERLSDCGSQGLKLKKSLSKSISQTSSILPEEEDEKSCSESEIRIAPRKPSAQHEEECGVTPESENLTLSSSGAIDQSSCTGTPLSSTISSPEDPVSSSLAQSVMSMASSQSRHSQISTDTVSSMSGSYVAPGTEEEGDTLPSPAAASAMASEGESTPVESPDINFVSISAEERDSEGNDVLEDEDTSPVQEDGQRTGAFRGLRCDNNNDVAIARVKALDNKLCSEACLPGLRMGLS, encoded by the exons atGGGGGCGCTGACCAGCCGGCAAAACGCAGGCGTGGAGGAAGTGGATATCCCCGCTAATTCCGTCTACAGATACCCCCCGAAATCCG GGAGCTATTTTGCCAACCACTTCATCATGGGAGGCGAGAAGTTCGACTCGACGCACCCCGAGGGGTACCTCTTCGGCGAGAACAGCGACCTCAACTTCCTGGGCAGCCGCCCCGTGGCG TTCCCTTACGCTGCTCCACCACCTCAGGAACCCGTGAAGACCCTCAGGAGCTTAATCAACATCCGCAAAGACACCCTGCGCCTCGTGAA GTGCTCGGAGGAGGTGAAGGCCCCGGGGGAAGAGGTCAGCAAGGCGAAGGTGCACTACAACGTGGAGTTCACCTTCGACACGGACGCCCGCGTGGCCATAACCATCTACTACCAGGCGAGCGAGGAGTTCCAGAACGGGGTGGCGAG CTACATCCCCAAGGACAACAGCTTGCAGTCGGAGACGGTGCACTACAAGCGGGGGGTGTGCCAGCAGTTCTGCATGCCCTCGCACACCGTGGACCCCTCGGAGTGGGCGGAGGAGGAG CTGGGCTTCGACCTGGACCGGGAGGTGTACCCCATGGTGGTGCATGCCGTGGTGGATGAAGAGGATG AGCATGTTGGCCACTCGCACGTGCTGCTGGCGACCTTCGAGAAG caCGCCGACGGCACCTTCTGCGTGAAGCCCCTCAAGCAGAAACAAGTG GTGGACGGCGTGAGCTACCTCCTCCAGGAGATCTACGGCATAGAGAACAAGTACAACACGCAGGACTCCAAG GTCGCCGAGGACGAGGTGAGCGACAACAGCGCCGAGTGCGTCGTCTGCCTCTCGGACGTCCGCGACACCCTCATCCTGCCCTGCCGCCACCTCTGCCTGTGCAACACGTGCGCGGACACCCTGCGGTACCAGGCCAACAACTGCCCCATCTGCCGACTGC CTTTCCGAGCCTTGCTTCAAATCCGAGCCATGAGGAAAAAACTGGGGCCCCTGTCTCCCACCAGCTTCAACCCCATCATTGCCTCGCAGACCTCCGACTCGGAGGAGCACTCG TCCTCGGAGAACATCCCTCCAGGCTACGAGGTGGTGTCCCTGCTGGAGGCCCTCAACGGGCCACTGACGCCCTCTCCAGCTGCCCTGCCGCCCCGCGTCCTCGGGGACGGCCACGGCGCAGCGACACTGCCCTCCTACGGCAGCGAGAGCCACCCACCTCCCCTGCGGGCCCTCTCGCCCCTCGAGCGCCTCTCCGACTGCGGCAGCCAGGGGCTCAAGCTGAAGAAGAGCCTGTCCAA GTCCATCTCCCAGACCTCCTCCATCCTGCCTGAAGAGGAGGACGAGAAGTCCTGCAGCGAGTCGGAGATCAGAATTGCCCCGAGGAAACCTTCAGCTCAGCATGAGGAG GAATGTGGTGTGACTCCCGAGAGCGAAAACCTCACCCTGTCGTCATCGGGAGCCATCGACCAGTCCTCGTGCACTGGCACCCCACTCTCCTCCACCATCTCATCTCCGGAAG ACCCcgtcagcagcagcctggctcaGTCCGTCATGTCCATGGCCTCCTCCCAGAGCCGGCACTCGCAGATCAGCACCGACACCGTCTCCTCCATGTCCGGCTCCTACGTCGCTCCCGGCACGGAGGAGGAGGGCGACACGCTGCCGTCGCCGGCGGCCGCCAGCGCCATGGCCTCCGAAGGAGAG TCGACGCCTGTGGAGTCCCCGGATATAAACTTCGTCAGCATCTCGGCTGAGGAGCGCGATTCCGAG GGCAATGACGTGCTGGAGGATGAGGACACCTCTCCCGTGCAGGAAGACG GCCAGAGGACAGGCGCTTTCCGCGGTCTGAGGTGTGACAATAACAATGACGTGGCCATCGCACGCGTGAAAGCGCTGGACAATAAACTGTGCTCTGAGGCCTGCTTACCTG GGCTTCGAATGGGGTTGTCCTGA
- the RNF157 gene encoding E3 ubiquitin ligase RNF157 isoform X5, which yields MGALTSRQNAGVEEVDIPANSVYRYPPKSGSYFANHFIMGGEKFDSTHPEGYLFGENSDLNFLGSRPVAFPYAAPPPQEPVKTLRSLINIRKDTLRLVKCSEEVKAPGEEVSKAKVHYNVEFTFDTDARVAITIYYQASEEFQNGVASYIPKDNSLQSETVHYKRGVCQQFCMPSHTVDPSEWAEEELGFDLDREVYPMVVHAVVDEEDEHVGHSHVLLATFEKHADGTFCVKPLKQKQVVDGVSYLLQEIYGIENKYNTQDSKVAEDEVSDNSAECVVCLSDVRDTLILPCRHLCLCNTCADTLRYQANNCPICRLPFRALLQIRAMRKKLGPLSPTSFNPIIASQTSDSEEHSSSENIPPGYEVVSLLEALNGPLTPSPAALPPRVLGDGHGAATLPSYGSESHPPPLRALSPLERLSDCGSQGLKLKKSLSKSISQTSSILPEEEDEKSCSESEIRIAPRKPSAQHEEECGVTPESENLTLSSSGAIDQSSCTGTPLSSTISSPEDPVSSSLAQSVMSMASSQSRHSQISTDTVSSMSGSYVAPGTEEEGDTLPSPAAASAMASEGESTPVESPDINFVSISAEERDSEGNDVLEDEDTSPVQEDGQRTGAFRGLRCDNNNDVAIARVKALDNKLCSEACLPGSSFLTLHQAAFSLPSAQTASPCALLIRMDQPFGLRLVCNRGDLRGDLVFVSAVLDSELCIVGCRAGLNALNVGVSAEVAAEGPRQLPAQSRAAWPRSLAPTGARCQHRRFGKCGRFSVVTRGWYFPASPGLSAFDLQI from the exons atGGGGGCGCTGACCAGCCGGCAAAACGCAGGCGTGGAGGAAGTGGATATCCCCGCTAATTCCGTCTACAGATACCCCCCGAAATCCG GGAGCTATTTTGCCAACCACTTCATCATGGGAGGCGAGAAGTTCGACTCGACGCACCCCGAGGGGTACCTCTTCGGCGAGAACAGCGACCTCAACTTCCTGGGCAGCCGCCCCGTGGCG TTCCCTTACGCTGCTCCACCACCTCAGGAACCCGTGAAGACCCTCAGGAGCTTAATCAACATCCGCAAAGACACCCTGCGCCTCGTGAA GTGCTCGGAGGAGGTGAAGGCCCCGGGGGAAGAGGTCAGCAAGGCGAAGGTGCACTACAACGTGGAGTTCACCTTCGACACGGACGCCCGCGTGGCCATAACCATCTACTACCAGGCGAGCGAGGAGTTCCAGAACGGGGTGGCGAG CTACATCCCCAAGGACAACAGCTTGCAGTCGGAGACGGTGCACTACAAGCGGGGGGTGTGCCAGCAGTTCTGCATGCCCTCGCACACCGTGGACCCCTCGGAGTGGGCGGAGGAGGAG CTGGGCTTCGACCTGGACCGGGAGGTGTACCCCATGGTGGTGCATGCCGTGGTGGATGAAGAGGATG AGCATGTTGGCCACTCGCACGTGCTGCTGGCGACCTTCGAGAAG caCGCCGACGGCACCTTCTGCGTGAAGCCCCTCAAGCAGAAACAAGTG GTGGACGGCGTGAGCTACCTCCTCCAGGAGATCTACGGCATAGAGAACAAGTACAACACGCAGGACTCCAAG GTCGCCGAGGACGAGGTGAGCGACAACAGCGCCGAGTGCGTCGTCTGCCTCTCGGACGTCCGCGACACCCTCATCCTGCCCTGCCGCCACCTCTGCCTGTGCAACACGTGCGCGGACACCCTGCGGTACCAGGCCAACAACTGCCCCATCTGCCGACTGC CTTTCCGAGCCTTGCTTCAAATCCGAGCCATGAGGAAAAAACTGGGGCCCCTGTCTCCCACCAGCTTCAACCCCATCATTGCCTCGCAGACCTCCGACTCGGAGGAGCACTCG TCCTCGGAGAACATCCCTCCAGGCTACGAGGTGGTGTCCCTGCTGGAGGCCCTCAACGGGCCACTGACGCCCTCTCCAGCTGCCCTGCCGCCCCGCGTCCTCGGGGACGGCCACGGCGCAGCGACACTGCCCTCCTACGGCAGCGAGAGCCACCCACCTCCCCTGCGGGCCCTCTCGCCCCTCGAGCGCCTCTCCGACTGCGGCAGCCAGGGGCTCAAGCTGAAGAAGAGCCTGTCCAA GTCCATCTCCCAGACCTCCTCCATCCTGCCTGAAGAGGAGGACGAGAAGTCCTGCAGCGAGTCGGAGATCAGAATTGCCCCGAGGAAACCTTCAGCTCAGCATGAGGAG GAATGTGGTGTGACTCCCGAGAGCGAAAACCTCACCCTGTCGTCATCGGGAGCCATCGACCAGTCCTCGTGCACTGGCACCCCACTCTCCTCCACCATCTCATCTCCGGAAG ACCCcgtcagcagcagcctggctcaGTCCGTCATGTCCATGGCCTCCTCCCAGAGCCGGCACTCGCAGATCAGCACCGACACCGTCTCCTCCATGTCCGGCTCCTACGTCGCTCCCGGCACGGAGGAGGAGGGCGACACGCTGCCGTCGCCGGCGGCCGCCAGCGCCATGGCCTCCGAAGGAGAG TCGACGCCTGTGGAGTCCCCGGATATAAACTTCGTCAGCATCTCGGCTGAGGAGCGCGATTCCGAG GGCAATGACGTGCTGGAGGATGAGGACACCTCTCCCGTGCAGGAAGACG GCCAGAGGACAGGCGCTTTCCGCGGTCTGAGGTGTGACAATAACAATGACGTGGCCATCGCACGCGTGAAAGCGCTGGACAATAAACTGTGCTCTGAGGCCTGCTTACCTG gcagctccttccttacCCTGCACCAAGCTGCCTTCTCGCTGCCTTCTGCCCAGACCGCATCTCCCTGTGCGCTTTTAATCAGGATGGATCAGCCGTTTGGTCTCCGCTTGGTCTGCAACAGAGGTGATTTGAGGGGCGATTTAGTATTTGTGTCGGCAGTGCTGGATTCTGAGCTCTGCATCGTTGGCTGCAGGGCTGGTTTAAATGCACTGAACGTGGGCGTTAGCGCAGAGGTTGCAGCGGAAGGGCCAAGGCAGCTCCCGGCGCAGAGCCGGGCCGCGTGGCCACGCTCCCTCGCACCGACCGGAGCTCGCTGTCAGCATCGCAGGTTTGGCAAATGCGGAAGATTTTCCGTGGTGACTCGTGGCTGGTATTTCCCTGCCAGCCCTGGACTCAGCGCATTTGATTTGCAGATTTGA
- the RNF157 gene encoding E3 ubiquitin ligase RNF157 isoform X2 encodes MGALTSRQNAGVEEVDIPANSVYRYPPKSGSYFANHFIMGGEKFDSTHPEGYLFGENSDLNFLGSRPVAFPYAAPPPQEPVKTLRSLINIRKDTLRLVKCSEEVKAPGEEVSKAKVHYNVEFTFDTDARVAITIYYQASEEFQNGVASYIPKDNSLQSETVHYKRGVCQQFCMPSHTVDPSEWAEEELGFDLDREVYPMVVHAVVDEEDEHVGHSHVLLATFEKHADGTFCVKPLKQKQVVDGVSYLLQEIYGIENKYNTQDSKVAEDEVSDNSAECVVCLSDVRDTLILPCRHLCLCNTCADTLRYQANNCPICRLPFRALLQIRAMRKKLGPLSPTSFNPIIASQTSDSEEHSSSENIPPGYEVVSLLEALNGPLTPSPAALPPRVLGDGHGAATLPSYGSESHPPPLRALSPLERLSDCGSQGLKLKKSLSKSISQTSSILPEEEDEKSCSESEIRIAPRKPSAQHEEECGVTPESENLTLSSSGAIDQSSCTGTPLSSTISSPEDPVSSSLAQSVMSMASSQSRHSQISTDTVSSMSGSYVAPGTEEEGDTLPSPAAASAMASEGESTPVESPDINFVSISAEERDSEGNDVLEDEDTSPVQEDGQRTGAFRGLRCDNNNDVAIARVKALDNKLCSEACLPGSSFLTLHQAAFSLPSAQTASPCALLIRMDQPFGLRLVCNRASQVWQMRKIFRGDSWLVFPCQPWTQRI; translated from the exons atGGGGGCGCTGACCAGCCGGCAAAACGCAGGCGTGGAGGAAGTGGATATCCCCGCTAATTCCGTCTACAGATACCCCCCGAAATCCG GGAGCTATTTTGCCAACCACTTCATCATGGGAGGCGAGAAGTTCGACTCGACGCACCCCGAGGGGTACCTCTTCGGCGAGAACAGCGACCTCAACTTCCTGGGCAGCCGCCCCGTGGCG TTCCCTTACGCTGCTCCACCACCTCAGGAACCCGTGAAGACCCTCAGGAGCTTAATCAACATCCGCAAAGACACCCTGCGCCTCGTGAA GTGCTCGGAGGAGGTGAAGGCCCCGGGGGAAGAGGTCAGCAAGGCGAAGGTGCACTACAACGTGGAGTTCACCTTCGACACGGACGCCCGCGTGGCCATAACCATCTACTACCAGGCGAGCGAGGAGTTCCAGAACGGGGTGGCGAG CTACATCCCCAAGGACAACAGCTTGCAGTCGGAGACGGTGCACTACAAGCGGGGGGTGTGCCAGCAGTTCTGCATGCCCTCGCACACCGTGGACCCCTCGGAGTGGGCGGAGGAGGAG CTGGGCTTCGACCTGGACCGGGAGGTGTACCCCATGGTGGTGCATGCCGTGGTGGATGAAGAGGATG AGCATGTTGGCCACTCGCACGTGCTGCTGGCGACCTTCGAGAAG caCGCCGACGGCACCTTCTGCGTGAAGCCCCTCAAGCAGAAACAAGTG GTGGACGGCGTGAGCTACCTCCTCCAGGAGATCTACGGCATAGAGAACAAGTACAACACGCAGGACTCCAAG GTCGCCGAGGACGAGGTGAGCGACAACAGCGCCGAGTGCGTCGTCTGCCTCTCGGACGTCCGCGACACCCTCATCCTGCCCTGCCGCCACCTCTGCCTGTGCAACACGTGCGCGGACACCCTGCGGTACCAGGCCAACAACTGCCCCATCTGCCGACTGC CTTTCCGAGCCTTGCTTCAAATCCGAGCCATGAGGAAAAAACTGGGGCCCCTGTCTCCCACCAGCTTCAACCCCATCATTGCCTCGCAGACCTCCGACTCGGAGGAGCACTCG TCCTCGGAGAACATCCCTCCAGGCTACGAGGTGGTGTCCCTGCTGGAGGCCCTCAACGGGCCACTGACGCCCTCTCCAGCTGCCCTGCCGCCCCGCGTCCTCGGGGACGGCCACGGCGCAGCGACACTGCCCTCCTACGGCAGCGAGAGCCACCCACCTCCCCTGCGGGCCCTCTCGCCCCTCGAGCGCCTCTCCGACTGCGGCAGCCAGGGGCTCAAGCTGAAGAAGAGCCTGTCCAA GTCCATCTCCCAGACCTCCTCCATCCTGCCTGAAGAGGAGGACGAGAAGTCCTGCAGCGAGTCGGAGATCAGAATTGCCCCGAGGAAACCTTCAGCTCAGCATGAGGAG GAATGTGGTGTGACTCCCGAGAGCGAAAACCTCACCCTGTCGTCATCGGGAGCCATCGACCAGTCCTCGTGCACTGGCACCCCACTCTCCTCCACCATCTCATCTCCGGAAG ACCCcgtcagcagcagcctggctcaGTCCGTCATGTCCATGGCCTCCTCCCAGAGCCGGCACTCGCAGATCAGCACCGACACCGTCTCCTCCATGTCCGGCTCCTACGTCGCTCCCGGCACGGAGGAGGAGGGCGACACGCTGCCGTCGCCGGCGGCCGCCAGCGCCATGGCCTCCGAAGGAGAG TCGACGCCTGTGGAGTCCCCGGATATAAACTTCGTCAGCATCTCGGCTGAGGAGCGCGATTCCGAG GGCAATGACGTGCTGGAGGATGAGGACACCTCTCCCGTGCAGGAAGACG GCCAGAGGACAGGCGCTTTCCGCGGTCTGAGGTGTGACAATAACAATGACGTGGCCATCGCACGCGTGAAAGCGCTGGACAATAAACTGTGCTCTGAGGCCTGCTTACCTG gcagctccttccttacCCTGCACCAAGCTGCCTTCTCGCTGCCTTCTGCCCAGACCGCATCTCCCTGTGCGCTTTTAATCAGGATGGATCAGCCGTTTGGTCTCCGCTTGGTCTGCAACAGAG CATCGCAGGTTTGGCAAATGCGGAAGATTTTCCGTGGTGACTCGTGGCTGGTATTTCCCTGCCAGCCCTGGACTCAGCGCATTTGA